CCAAAGCGGCGCAATTATCTTTTGATAAATATTGTTCAGTTTCTAAAACAGTAGAGCCAACAGCAACTATTCATTATAAAGTGATTTTGAACGGAGTAGAATTGGCAAAAATTTAATTAAAGAATAAAATTATCATGAGCGAACAAGAATTCGGGTTTGAAACCCAAGCGATACGTACGCATTTAGAAAAATCTCAATTTCAGGAACATTCAACTCCTTTGTATTTGTCATCCAGTTTTGTGTTTGATGATGCTGAGGATATGAGAGCATCTTTTACCGAAGAGAAAGTACGAAATATATATTCTCGTTTCAGTAACCCAAATACAACCGAATTTGTAGACAAGGTTTGTGTAATGGAAGGAGCTGAGGCTGGTTATGCTTTTGCAACAGGAATGGCTGCGATTTATTCTACTTTTGCCGCATTGTTGGATTCAGGCGATCATATAGTGTCTGCAGGAAGTGTTTTTGGTTCGACCCACGCGTTGTTTATGACTTATTTCCCAAAGTGGAAAATTGAAACTTCGTATTTTGATATCAATAAGCCAGAAACTATTGAAAGTTTCATTAAGCCAAACACTAAAATTTTATATGTAGAAACACCAACAAATCCTGGTGTTGATGTAATTGATTTGGAACTGTTAGGACAAATTGCTAAAAAACACAATTTGATTTTTATTGTAGATAATTGTTTTGCAACACCATACATTCAGCAGCCTATTAAGTATGGTGCGAATATAGTTGTTCATTCCGCTACTAAATTAATGGAT
The Flavobacterium sp. 5 DNA segment above includes these coding regions:
- a CDS encoding PLP-dependent aspartate aminotransferase family protein, which produces MSEQEFGFETQAIRTHLEKSQFQEHSTPLYLSSSFVFDDAEDMRASFTEEKVRNIYSRFSNPNTTEFVDKVCVMEGAEAGYAFATGMAAIYSTFAALLDSGDHIVSAGSVFGSTHALFMTYFPKWKIETSYFDINKPETIESFIKPNTKILYVETPTNPGVDVIDLELLGQIAKKHNLIFIVDNCFATPYIQQPIKYGANIVVHSATKLMDGQGRVLGGIAVGDADLIRKIYLFSRNTGPAMSPFNAWVLSKSLETLSVRVDRHCENALKVAEFLESHPNVNSVKYPFLKSHPKYEVAKKQMLLGGNIIAFEIKGGIEAGRKFLDKIKLCSLSANIGDVKTIVTHPASTTHSKLSVEEKLAVGITEGLVRVSVGLETVKDVIADLEQALS